In one Drosophila albomicans strain 15112-1751.03 chromosome X, ASM965048v2, whole genome shotgun sequence genomic region, the following are encoded:
- the LOC117572171 gene encoding testis-expressed protein 10, with amino-acid sequence MGGHHKKNLRAEKAKVKLKGAKLPKGLNVTKTDFKVRKIEIRGQLKEFSSSGERQLNLKEILSRLKHHNLKFRTDALRNVRDAVKQGQAEHLIGHLNELFQGIAAGALDMEREVRRESCKTLDVVLEALPTQAMVPFFHIIAAYLRCAMTHVQPAIQEDSLLLLDVLLQRVPARTLAERSAATIIGHFIDMISRSRHDTQQANRVLTVRLTQGQQTTVKWRTKVLQRLQQILGTLLLVEQQPELAKQSSAARVEHYDGERAQYYNVWLPMKVDGRGLHALLGERQRQTSDEQLRGYVQQLMPLLQDNWLEVRPQQQQTKEKEQQLKEQLLLSVDAAESLHVLLDIMTQLWQLVQQHEAAQQQQLELEPTHELSQWLRDSYAQSFLRHFLKECSFPYQRVPQVMPQTATGKRRKLLHASAGGELCVPQNLRLVQLVCRFFPLAQPEQHDDYGSLLHYVQQCVRQLRTLSPEEQLRLVAALRALLLDNGAALLQLQAHQMGGLMQLCIEAYVEQHFTTREGCATRMLQLLGEIVQRRQLYEGYGGELQFERLLNYLPQLLLKPSVADATLTAMSTLCRQQNGILLAALAELAPQVLYNVAKLQVTGAVDKDFEQQKRIVNLYYYARQRSEPGRLEAVLKELEQQENAQQVASYLKCVLSYD; translated from the coding sequence ATGGGTGGACATCACAAAAAGAACTTGCGCGCCGAGAAAGCGAAAGTGAAACTGAAGGGCGCCAAGCTGCCCAAAGGCTTAAATGTGACCAAAACCGATTTCAAGGTGCGCAAAATCGAGATACGCGGCCAACTCAAAGAattcagcagcagcggcgaaAGGCAATTGAATCTGAAGGAGATACTTTCGCGACTAAAGCATCACAATCTCAAGTTTCGCACCGATGCATTGCGCAATGTACGCGATGCCGTCAAACAGGGACAGGCGGAGCATCTAATCGGACATCTGAATGAACTCTTCCAAGGCATTGCGGCCGGTGCACTGGACATGGAGCGCGAAGTACGTCGCGAATCCTGCAAGACGTTGGACGTGGTGCTCGAGGCGCTGCCCACGCAAGCGATGGTGCCGTTCTTTCACATCATTGCCGCCTATCTGCGGTGTGCGATGACGCATGTGCAGCCGGCGATTCAAGAGgattcgctgctgctgctcgatgtGCTGCTCCAGCGTGTGCCCGCACGCACACTGGCCGAGCGCAGTGCTGCCACGATCATTGGACACTTTATTGACATGATATCGCGTTCACGTCACGACACACAGCAGGCGAATCGTGTGCTCACCGTGCGTTTAACCCAGGGACAACAGACGACGGTGAAGTGGCGCACCAAAGTGCTGCAGCGACTGCAGCAAATCCTTGGCACGCTGCTGCTGGTAGAGCAACAGCCGGAGCTGGCCAAGCAGTCATCAGCAGCACGTGTCGAGCACTACGATGGAGAGCGTGCGCAGTATTACAATGTGTGGCTGCCGATGAAAGTGGATGGACGTGGATTGCATGCGCTGCTGGGCGAGCGACAACGTCAGACATCGGATGAGCAGCTGCGTGGGTATGTGCAGCAGTtgatgccgctgctgcaggACAACTGGCTGGAGGTGcgaccacaacagcagcagacgaaGGAGAAGGAGCAGCAGCTCAAGGAGCAATTGCTGCTCAGCGTGGATGCGGCCGAGAGTCTCCATGTGCTGCTGGACATCATGAcgcagctgtggcagctggTGCAACAGCACGAAGCggcccaacagcagcagctagagCTGGAGCCGACGCATGAGCTCAGCCAATGGCTGCGTGACAGTTATGCGCAGAGTTTCCTTCGGCACTTTCTCAAGGAGTGCAGCTTTCCCTATCAACGTGTGCCACAAGTGATGCCCCAAACTGCCACCGGCAAGCGTCGCAAGCTGTTGCATGCCTCCGCTGGCGGCGAACTGTGCGTGCCACAGAATCTGCGACTCGTCCAACTTGTGTGTCGTTTCTTTCCGTTGGCGCAACCGGAACAACACGATGACTACGGATCCCTCTTGCACTATGTGCAGCAATGTGTGCGGCAACTGCGAACGCTGTCGCCCGAAGAGCAGCTGCGTCTGGTGGCCGCATTGCGTGCACTTCTGCTGGATAACGGTGCGgcgctgttgcagctgcaggcGCATCAAATGGGCGGCCTCATGCAGCTGTGCATCGAAGCATATGTGGAGCAGCATTTCACCACGCGCGAAGGATGCGCCACTCGCATGCTTCAGCTGCTCGGCGAGATCGTTCAACGCCGGCAGCTCTACGAAGGCTACGGCGGCGAACTTCAGTTCGAGCGGCTGCTCAACTATCTGCCACAGTTGCTGCTCAAGCCGAGTGTCGCGGATGCCACGTTGACAGCGATGTCCACGCTGTGCCGCCAGCAAAATGGCATTCTCTTAGCCGCACTCGCCGAGCTGGCGCCTCAGGTGCTCTACAATGTGGCCAAGCTGCAGGTGACGGGCGCCGTTGACAAGGATTTTGAGCAGCAAAAGCGCATTGTTAATCTGTACTATTATGCGCGACAGCGCAGCGAACCTGGACGATTGGAGGCGGTGTTGAaggagctggagcagcaggAGAACGCGCAACAAGTCGCCAGCTACCTGAAGTGTGTCCTCAGCTATGATTAG
- the LOC117572181 gene encoding uncharacterized protein LOC117572181, with protein sequence MTKTAPPKGGRKKPATARYFDAGAEQSADAKHVKLKRKTQQNFTGDFIKMQERYKLKQSHNEKRQPAKAENDNNKKKKHQLPQELLDKYSRGDAVEARGVKTRHFKAQQERKEVYHTYANEQAARTELLLQETAGQLEADEEETTASYRQSEIAANVDLQSASKHFELKLEHGPYSMRYTKNGRHLLLGGRRGHVAAFDWVTKKLHCEFNVMESIADVQWLHVPTMYAVAQKEWTYFYDKKGTELHCVKRLAQVNRLDFLPYHFLLAAANNAGYLSWLDVSMGQLVGNFNTNLGDIRLMRHNPANGVLCVGGGKGVVSMWSPKVREPLVKLLSHTTAMTALTVDPKGLHLVTAGLDRQVKVWDIRQLGAEPLAVYRLRLPANEVEVSQRGMLALSQGTYLESYTHVIGSGGGGTRYSHNLPYLRQRCDAFVHGMRFCPYEDVLGIATAKGFQSLLMPGAGEPNYDALEDNPYETSKQRREHEVHALLEKIPPELITLDPHEITAVDAPTLQEKVDAKRQLFQLKPPRINMQPRHKMKGRGGSAKMARNKQIVKDLQRKEFITELRKTKQSVIAAHKQQDEGAEGVNKKKPKAARSVLDRFKAKPVKKQQTKK encoded by the exons ATGACAAAAACAGCACCGCCGAAAGGCGGACGGAAAAAGCCGGCGACAGCGCGTTACTTTGATGCCGGCGCCGAGCAATCCGCCGATGCCAAACACGTGAAACTAAAAcgcaaaacacaacaaaatttcaCTGGCGACTTCATCAAAATGCAAGAGCGCTACAAACTGAAGCAGTCACACAACGAAAAGCGACAACCAGCAAAAGCAgagaacgacaacaacaagaagaagaaacatcAGTTGCCCCAGGAGCTGCTTGACAAATATTCGCGCGGCGATGCCGTCGAAGCGCGCGGTGTTAAGACCCGTCACTTCAAGGCGCAACAGGAGCGCAAAGAAGTCTATCACACATATGCTAACGAGCAGGCGGCACGCACGGAGCTGTTGCTGCAGGAGACCGCTGGCCAACTGGAAGCGGACGAGGAGGAAACGACAGCCAGCTATCGCCAGTCGGAGATTGCAGCAAACGTTGATCTGCAGTCGGCGTCGAAGCATTTTGAGCTCAAACTCGAACACGGTCCGTACTCGATGCGGTACACGAAGAACGGTCGTCATTTGCTGCTGGGCGGTCGACGTGGTCATGTTGCCGCCTTTGATTGGGTGACCAAGAAACTGCACTGTGAATTCAATGTGATGGAAAGCATCGCGGATGTCCAGTGGCTGCATGTGCCCACCATGTATGCGGTGGCCCAGAAGGAATGGACGTATTTCTACGACAAGAAGGGCACCGAGCTGCACTGCGTCAAGCGCTTGGCGCAAGTCAATCGCCTCGACTTTTTGCCCTATCACTTTCTGCTGGCTGCCGCCAACAATGCCGGCTATTTGTCCTGGCTAGACGTATCGATGGGCCAGCTGGTGGGCAACTTCAATACGAACCTCGGTGATATACGTCTGATGCGTCACAATCCCGCCAACGGTGTGCTGTGTGTgggcggcggcaaaggtgtCGTGTCCATGTGGTCACCAAAGGTGCGTGAACCGTTGGTCAAGCTGCTGTCGCACACCACAGCGATGACGGCGCTCACGGTGGATCCCAAGGGACTGCATCTGGTTACAGCAGGTCTCGATCGTCAGGTCAAGGTCTGGGACATTCGTCAGTTGGGCGCCGAGCCCTTGGCCGTCTATCGTCTGCGTCTGCCGGCCAACGAGGTGGAGGTTTCGCAACGCGGCATGTTGGCCCTCTCCCAGGGCACGTATCTGGAGAGCTATACGCATGTGATTGGCAGTGGCGGAGGTGGAACGCGTTATAGCCACAATTTACCATATTTACGACAACGTTGCGATGCCTTTGTCCATGGCATGCGTTTTTGTCCCTACGAGGATGTCTTGGGCATTGCCACGGCCAAGGGTTTCCAATCACTGCTCATGCCGGGCGCTGGTGAACCCAACTACGATGCCCTGGAGGACAATCCGTATGAGACAAGCAAACAGCGACGGGAGCATGAAGTTCACGCTCTGCTGGAGAAGATTCCGCCTGAATTGATCACGTTAGATCCGCATGAAATTACGGCGGTGGATGCGCCCACGCTGCAGGAGAAGGTGGATGCCAAGAGGCAACTGTTCCAGCTGAAGCCACCGCGCATCAACATGCAGCCCAGGCACAAGATGAAGGGACGCGGCGGCAGCGCTAAGATGGCGCGCAACAAACAGATCGTCAAGGATCTGCAGCGCAAG GAATTCATTACGGAGCTGCGCAAGACTAAACAGAGCGTTATTGCCGCCCACAAGCAGCAGGACGAAGGCGCAGAAGGAGTCAACAAGAAGAAGCCCAAAGCTGCGCGCTCAGTGCTCGATCGCTTCAAGGCGAAGCCCGTCAAGAAGCAGCAGACGAAAAAGTAG
- the LOC117577933 gene encoding uncharacterized protein LOC117577933: MRVGNMFLRQLQRQQQRQRRQQQFVCHAGWATRTAITLGGVWSPHLPLPLLLLLSLIASSAALSAPPPATTPSTTPSPSPSTTTTTTSSSSSMQIQTLQVNCTRELLDMQLTLDRNFRGLLYAKDFPLECRARGQDANEIALRVPTSGCGVRAEPLENGGMEYTVRIMLQSAQKLRQSTDILRTVRCQLPANAMGMPLPLSGRDRNARMRALAVAAAAASTSYSSSTPQPSTHHMETPRVRIWLELGGPNGSGSVEVGVATTLTVRAIVPGTIGVRVVDCAALDGLGESTQQLLDARGCPIDEQVMPALHTRYKPAEEGWSKQHEEDLVERTFMATFAAFKFPDRERLHVSCGVQLCKGKCPKLNCRLAEQQLQLNADQHLARIEVFNSLAVTAPQIEVDRLRYDRRYNMSVEDYVPHVRPLSGEGTLCLSISKLAISFCILGSIFLIAVIVAIFSLIRTRRRQQQGRCSGLGLSGTGTATSTSNSSSRLHRAEICTSMFSSSSESAQSAPRFGGKFLMPLPYYPTNLPYGRVY; encoded by the exons ATGAGAGTCGGAAACATGTTCTTGCGGCAgttgcagcggcagcaacagcgacagcggcggcagcagcaatttGTGTGTCATGCTGGTTGGGCAACCAGAACGGCAATCACGCTGGGCGGCGTGTGGTCGCCCCACCTCCCgctccccctcctcctccttctctcgCTGATTGCATCCAGCGCGGCGTTAAGTGCACCGCCACCTGCCACCACACCTTCCACcaccccctccccctccccatcaacaacaactacaacaacgagCAGTTCCTCGAGCATGCAAATCCAGACGCTGCAGGTGAATTGCACGCGGGAGCTGCTGGACATGCAACTGACGCTGGATCGCAACTTTCGGGGTCTGCTCTATGCCAAGGACTTCCCCCTCGAGTGTCGTGCCCGTGGCCAGGATGCCAACGAGATAGCCCTGCGTGTGCCCACCTCGGGTTGCGGAGTGCGCGCCGAGCCTCTGGAGAATGGCGGCATGGAGTACACGGTTCGCATCATGCTGCAGTCGGCGCAGAAGCTGCGACAAAGCACCGACATCCTGAGAACGGTGCGTTGCCAGCTGCCCGCCAATGCGATGGGCATGCCATTGCCACTTTCCGGCCGAGATCG AAACGCACGCATGCGCGCCTTGGctgtggctgcagctgcagcctcAACATCGTACTCATCATCAACGCCACAGCCGTCGACTCATCACATGGAGACGCCGCGTGTGCGCATCTGGCTGGAGCTGGGCGGCCCGAATGGTTCCGGTTCTGTggaggtgggcgtggcaaccaCTTTAACTGTGCGCGCCATCGTCCCGGGCACGATTGGAGTGCGCGTAGTCGACTGTGCGGCCCTCGATGGCCTCGGTGAGTCgacgcagcagctgctcgaCGCTCGCGGTTGCCCCATCGATGAGCAG GTGATGCCGGCGCTGCATACGCGATATAAGCCCGCGGAGGAGGGATGGTCCAAGCAGCATGAGGAAGATCTGGTCGAGCGCACGTTTATGGCCACATTTGCAGCCTTTAAGTTTCCCGATCGCGAGCGTTTGCACGTCAGCTGTGGCGTGCAGCTTTGCAAAGGGAAGTGCCCAAAA CTCAATTGTCGCCTCGCCGAGCAACAACTCCAGCTGAACGCTGATCAGCATTTGGCACGCATCGAAGTGTTTAACTCATTGGCCGTGACAGCGCCGCAGATCGAAGTGGATCGTCTGCGCTATGATCGACGCTATAACATGAGTG TGGAAGACTACGTGCCACATGTGCGTCCGCTGTCTGGCGAGGGCACCTTGTGTCTGTCCATCTCCAAGCTGGCCATCTCCTTCTGCATACTCGGCTCCATCTTTCTGATAGCGGTAATCGTCGCCATCTTTTCGCTGATACGCACACGACGACGCCAGCAACAAGGACGTTGCAGTGGCCTGGGTTTAAGTGGCACTGGAACGGCGACGAGCACTTCGAATAGCAGCAGCCGTTTGCATCGTGCCGAGATCTGTACATCGATGTTCTCGTCGAGCAGCGAATCCGCGCAGTCGGCACCACGTTTTGGTGGCAAATTTCTGATGCCTCTGCCCTACTATCCTACTAATTTGCCCTATGGACGTGTCTATTGA